In the Sediminibacter sp. Hel_I_10 genome, one interval contains:
- a CDS encoding ParB/RepB/Spo0J family partition protein, whose product MAKATKKQALGRGLSALLKDPSNDINSIQDKNADTIIGNIVELDIDAIDINPFQPRTNFNEETLRELASSIKELGVIQPITVRKLEFNKFQLVSGERRFRASKLIGLQTIPAYIRIANDQESLEMALVENIQRQDLDPIEIALSYQRLIDEIALTQEQMSERVGKKRSTIANYLRLLKLDPIIQTGMRDGFISMGHGRAIINVDDQEKQLDIYEKIISDKLSVRATEALVKQLNDPAPSKTSEPQEQPKFVKKGIKEFSEYFGHKISVKVSKNGKGSISIPFHSEEDFNRIKKLVQSAK is encoded by the coding sequence ATGGCGAAGGCTACAAAAAAACAGGCTTTAGGAAGAGGCTTATCTGCCTTGTTAAAAGATCCTTCCAACGATATTAATTCGATTCAGGATAAAAATGCGGATACCATTATTGGTAATATCGTAGAGTTAGATATTGATGCCATCGACATCAACCCCTTTCAACCTCGTACCAATTTTAATGAAGAAACCTTAAGGGAACTTGCTTCTTCCATAAAGGAATTAGGAGTGATCCAGCCTATTACGGTTAGAAAACTAGAGTTTAATAAGTTTCAGTTGGTTTCAGGAGAACGTCGTTTTAGAGCCTCTAAATTGATAGGGCTTCAAACCATTCCTGCATATATTCGTATTGCCAATGATCAAGAATCCTTGGAAATGGCATTGGTTGAGAACATCCAACGTCAAGACCTTGACCCTATCGAGATTGCTCTATCCTATCAACGACTCATTGATGAAATTGCACTTACACAAGAGCAAATGAGCGAGCGTGTTGGTAAAAAAAGATCCACTATAGCCAATTACCTTAGACTTTTAAAGCTTGACCCTATCATTCAAACAGGAATGCGTGATGGCTTCATTTCCATGGGGCATGGCCGTGCCATTATTAATGTAGATGATCAAGAAAAACAATTGGATATCTATGAGAAGATCATCTCAGATAAATTATCGGTAAGAGCCACCGAAGCTTTAGTAAAACAATTAAACGATCCTGCACCTTCAAAAACCTCAGAACCCCAGGAACAACCTAAGTTTGTTAAAAAAGGCATAAAAGAATTTTCAGAATACTTTGGCCATAAAATAAGCGTTAAGGTCTCAAAGAATGGCAAGGGGTCAATTAGCATCCCATTTCATTCCGAAGAAGATTTTAATCGTATCAAAAAACTGGTTCAAAGTGCCAAATAA
- a CDS encoding DUF5683 domain-containing protein: MPNKILYFFFFICLSTTLVFAQEEPPAEDETTVEEMEENFIKVQDTISREPLNILGPSKAAFFSAVIPGMGQAYNKKYWKIPLVYAAIGIPAYFYIRNDKEYDRYRDAYKNRLAGVDDSNSEFATISNDGLIRAQRTFRRNKELSLLLALAGYALNIIDANVDAHLLQFNVDENLALKPHMKYNEMENTANLGLTLNFKF, translated from the coding sequence GTGCCAAATAAAATTTTATATTTTTTCTTTTTTATCTGCTTATCTACAACGTTAGTATTTGCACAAGAGGAACCCCCTGCTGAAGATGAAACTACCGTTGAAGAAATGGAAGAAAACTTCATTAAGGTACAAGACACCATTTCACGTGAACCTCTCAACATATTAGGGCCATCAAAAGCGGCATTTTTTTCTGCAGTTATCCCAGGAATGGGTCAAGCCTACAATAAAAAATACTGGAAAATTCCTTTGGTATATGCTGCTATTGGAATCCCTGCTTATTTTTACATTCGAAATGATAAAGAGTATGACCGTTATCGCGATGCATACAAAAATCGTTTGGCCGGAGTGGATGACTCAAATTCTGAATTTGCAACTATTTCCAATGACGGCTTAATTAGGGCCCAGCGTACGTTTAGAAGAAACAAAGAACTCTCATTATTACTTGCTTTAGCTGGTTATGCCCTCAACATTATTGATGCAAATGTCGATGCTCATTTACTACAATTTAACGTCGACGAAAATCTCGCCCTAAAACCTCATATGAAATATAACGAAATGGAAAATACGGCCAATCTTGGTCTTACTTTGAATTTTAAATTTTAA
- the dapB gene encoding 4-hydroxy-tetrahydrodipicolinate reductase, which yields MKIGLLGYGKMGKTIEQIAVDRGHDIVLKVNSSTKSYTIEDCDVAIDFSLPETAVANISECLEAGVPVISGTTGWLDHYSEITALCKKHDGTFLYASNFSLGVNVFFELNKTLARLMGKLPEYNAHIEEIHHTQKLDAPSGTAITLAAGIIDHSSFESWSLNASQHKELPITAKRVDNVPGTHTISYTSEIDSIEIKHTAHSRQGFALGAVVAAEYIKDKKGVFTMKDVLNIS from the coding sequence ATGAAAATTGGTTTGTTAGGCTACGGAAAGATGGGCAAAACCATAGAACAAATTGCTGTTGACAGAGGTCATGATATTGTTCTTAAAGTTAATAGTTCTACCAAAAGCTACACTATAGAAGACTGTGACGTGGCCATAGACTTTAGCCTTCCAGAAACCGCTGTTGCTAATATTTCAGAATGCCTAGAAGCTGGCGTGCCCGTAATATCTGGAACAACGGGTTGGTTAGACCATTATAGTGAGATTACAGCGCTTTGTAAAAAACATGATGGTACTTTTCTCTACGCTTCTAATTTTAGTTTAGGTGTTAATGTTTTTTTTGAACTTAATAAGACCTTAGCAAGATTAATGGGGAAACTTCCTGAGTATAACGCCCATATTGAAGAAATACATCATACTCAAAAATTAGATGCTCCAAGCGGCACTGCAATTACATTGGCTGCAGGCATCATAGACCATTCATCTTTTGAAAGTTGGTCTTTAAATGCGTCTCAACATAAAGAATTACCAATTACTGCCAAGCGTGTGGATAACGTTCCTGGCACCCATACCATAAGCTATACCTCAGAGATAGATTCCATAGAAATAAAACACACAGCACATTCCAGACAGGGTTTTGCTTTAGGGGCTGTTGTTGCTGCAGAATATATTAAAGATAAAAAAGGCGTGTTTACCATGAAAGACGTTCTAAATATTAGTTAA
- the lepB gene encoding signal peptidase I gives MTFTQWLIFILIIQIIHGLGTWKLYKKAGTNAWEAFVPIYNAVILMKIINRPWWWTILLFVPIVNLIMFPVVWVETARSFGKNTYQDTLLAIVSLGFYNFYLNYVADVSHIENRDLHPKSSSGDWVSSILFAIVAATIVHTYFVQPFTIPSSSLEKSLLVGDFLFVSKVNYGARVPMTTVAMPMVHDTIPKLNVKSYLFNDHKDENETSWKNKLQLPYMRLPGFEDIERNDIVVFNQPADTLLDMNNFNPDRNYYKPIDKKTNLVKRCVGVPGDSLQVKDGYVYINGKKNELPERAQLQFSFDITFQGQISSDEQVYRILKRYDITDRIGFDPEKETYFVQATETNAAKAKDHPNIASITKRITPPDLNQNLFPRAPQYPWSYNNFGPIYIPEEGKTVKLNTEVLPLYRRIIEEYEHNDLKVNGNQITINGKPADSYTFKQNYYWMMGDNRNNSIDARAWGYVPFDHVVGKPVLIWMSWDGLKNPRWERWFTTVSGSGKATSFLIPFLILIAVIFGYTKWRKRNKA, from the coding sequence ATGACATTCACACAGTGGTTAATATTTATTCTCATTATCCAGATCATTCACGGTCTTGGGACTTGGAAACTTTATAAAAAAGCAGGAACAAACGCTTGGGAAGCATTTGTTCCTATCTACAATGCTGTCATCTTAATGAAAATCATCAACAGACCTTGGTGGTGGACCATCTTATTGTTTGTTCCTATCGTCAACTTGATTATGTTCCCTGTGGTTTGGGTTGAAACAGCAAGAAGCTTTGGCAAAAACACCTACCAAGATACCCTATTAGCTATAGTGTCTCTGGGGTTCTACAATTTTTATCTCAATTACGTCGCTGACGTAAGCCATATTGAAAATCGCGACTTACATCCTAAATCCAGCTCTGGAGATTGGGTAAGCTCTATTCTCTTTGCAATTGTGGCAGCAACAATTGTACATACCTACTTTGTTCAACCGTTTACAATTCCTAGTTCTTCATTAGAAAAGTCTTTGTTAGTGGGTGATTTCTTATTTGTGAGCAAAGTCAATTACGGTGCTAGAGTCCCTATGACCACCGTGGCCATGCCGATGGTGCACGATACCATTCCTAAGTTGAACGTCAAGTCTTACCTTTTTAATGACCATAAGGATGAGAACGAGACCTCTTGGAAAAACAAACTGCAACTCCCTTACATGAGATTGCCAGGTTTTGAGGATATTGAACGTAATGATATTGTTGTTTTTAATCAACCAGCAGATACCTTGTTGGACATGAATAATTTCAATCCAGACCGAAATTATTACAAGCCCATAGATAAAAAAACCAACCTTGTAAAGCGTTGCGTAGGTGTACCAGGAGATTCATTACAAGTTAAGGACGGTTATGTTTATATCAACGGAAAAAAGAATGAGTTGCCAGAAAGAGCACAACTACAGTTCTCTTTTGACATCACCTTCCAAGGTCAGATTAGCTCAGATGAACAAGTGTATCGTATTCTTAAACGCTACGATATTACAGACCGCATTGGTTTTGATCCTGAAAAAGAGACCTATTTTGTACAAGCTACAGAGACCAATGCTGCAAAAGCGAAAGATCATCCCAATATTGCTAGCATTACGAAAAGAATTACCCCGCCAGATTTAAACCAGAACTTATTTCCTAGAGCGCCTCAATACCCGTGGAGCTACAACAATTTTGGACCTATCTATATCCCAGAAGAAGGAAAAACGGTGAAATTAAATACTGAAGTCTTACCACTTTACAGACGTATTATCGAAGAGTACGAACATAACGATCTCAAAGTAAATGGTAACCAAATAACTATTAACGGTAAGCCTGCAGACTCCTATACCTTCAAACAAAACTATTATTGGATGATGGGAGATAACCGAAACAACTCCATTGATGCGAGAGCCTGGGGCTATGTACCTTTTGACCACGTGGTTGGTAAGCCCGTACTCATCTGGATGAGCTGGGATGGACTGAAAAACCCAAGATGGGAACGTTGGTTTACTACGGTAAGTGGCAGCGGTAAGGCCACGTCCTTTCTAATACCATTTTTAATATTGATCGCTGTTATCTTTGGATATACAAAATGGCGCAAGCGCAATAAAGCCTAA
- a CDS encoding WbqC family protein: MQTLIHPTYFPNVAHVAAMLKAEAVVFEICDNYQKQTYRNRTSIYGSNGRLDLNIPVIYSQKNRQLYKDVAISNMENWQLQHLKSLESAYSTSPFFEYYIDDLLPLFKTEFTNLMAFNLKCLTLVFDCLQLPLRYTTTTEFELETQHSLDARSLANSRKEIPQSFTRYPQVFEQKHGFLSNLSILDLLFNEGPSTELYLNKQTVKL; the protein is encoded by the coding sequence ATGCAAACGCTGATTCATCCTACCTATTTTCCAAATGTTGCCCATGTGGCAGCAATGCTAAAGGCAGAAGCAGTTGTGTTTGAAATTTGTGATAATTATCAAAAGCAAACCTATAGAAATCGTACTTCTATCTACGGTTCCAATGGCCGGTTAGATTTAAACATCCCTGTAATCTACTCTCAAAAAAACCGTCAATTGTATAAAGACGTTGCCATATCCAATATGGAAAATTGGCAATTACAACATTTAAAATCTTTAGAGTCTGCCTATAGCACCTCTCCTTTTTTTGAATATTATATTGATGATCTTTTGCCACTTTTTAAAACAGAATTCACCAATCTCATGGCGTTTAATTTAAAATGCCTCACCTTAGTGTTTGACTGTTTACAGCTTCCATTACGTTATACTACAACTACAGAATTTGAGTTAGAAACGCAACATAGTTTAGATGCTCGTTCGTTGGCCAATTCTAGAAAGGAAATACCGCAATCTTTTACAAGATACCCTCAAGTTTTCGAACAAAAACATGGGTTCCTATCTAATTTAAGCATCTTAGATTTACTGTTTAATGAAGGTCCTAGTACAGAGCTCTATCTTAACAAACAGACCGTAAAACTATGA
- a CDS encoding DUF6122 family protein yields MTLRFVLHYGIHVFGPLLAAIMFYKPKWIKAYLIMLCGFLIDVDHLLATPILDPNRCSIGFHPLHSYYAIAFYVILVFPKKTRWIGLGLVIHILADLVDCQLMS; encoded by the coding sequence ATGACATTACGTTTCGTCCTACATTACGGCATTCACGTCTTTGGTCCATTATTGGCCGCCATAATGTTTTACAAACCAAAATGGATTAAGGCCTATTTGATCATGCTTTGTGGCTTTCTCATTGATGTCGATCATTTATTGGCAACACCAATTTTAGATCCTAACCGCTGTAGTATTGGCTTTCATCCTCTTCATTCCTATTACGCCATAGCTTTTTATGTCATCTTAGTATTTCCGAAGAAAACCAGATGGATCGGCTTAGGACTTGTCATACATATTTTAGCAGATTTGGTAGACTGCCAGTTGATGTCCTAA
- a CDS encoding endonuclease/exonuclease/phosphatase family protein, protein MGKLKAFEKVMFLINSLMAFLLLMSYILPYVPPKRFAFISVLSLGVPFLIIINILFVIYWLFKVKKQLLLSVLALAIGYIYLLSLYKFSASKHVDDQENISIMNYNVRLFNVFKWIDNDNIKQHISDFISEQNPDVLCIQEYRPDDEIILKDYFKYEQLSGDKVKNGQAIFTKFPIVNSGSIEFPNTSNNAIFVDIVKNKDTLRIYNVHLQSLGIDPTVEKLAQEDSENLVRRVGNTFKLQQEQTEQFLQHKNECPYQMLICGDFNNTAYSYVYKEVKGDLRDAFVRAGNGFGRTFDFKFFPVRIDFVLVDDGFDINAFKTYDVKYSDHYPVMAKVKLKQPKL, encoded by the coding sequence ATGGGCAAATTAAAGGCTTTTGAAAAGGTAATGTTCCTCATCAATTCCTTGATGGCTTTTCTATTATTGATGTCTTACATTCTCCCTTATGTCCCACCAAAACGCTTTGCATTTATTTCGGTATTGAGTTTAGGAGTTCCGTTCTTAATCATTATCAATATATTGTTTGTAATCTATTGGTTGTTTAAGGTTAAAAAGCAATTGCTTCTTTCGGTTTTAGCCCTAGCTATAGGTTATATTTATTTATTATCCCTTTATAAATTTTCGGCTTCTAAACATGTTGATGATCAAGAAAATATTTCGATCATGAACTATAATGTACGCTTGTTCAATGTGTTTAAATGGATTGACAACGATAATATAAAACAGCATATTTCAGATTTTATAAGTGAGCAAAATCCAGATGTGTTATGCATTCAAGAGTATCGTCCTGATGATGAAATTATTCTTAAAGACTACTTTAAGTATGAGCAGTTATCTGGAGATAAGGTTAAAAATGGGCAAGCGATTTTTACTAAATTTCCGATAGTGAACTCTGGATCCATTGAGTTTCCTAATACGTCTAACAACGCCATTTTTGTAGATATTGTAAAAAACAAGGACACGTTAAGAATTTATAATGTGCACTTACAATCTCTAGGAATTGATCCTACGGTTGAAAAATTAGCTCAAGAAGATTCTGAAAATTTGGTGAGACGTGTAGGCAATACCTTCAAATTGCAACAAGAACAGACGGAGCAATTTCTTCAGCATAAAAATGAATGCCCGTACCAAATGTTAATTTGTGGTGATTTTAATAATACGGCCTATTCTTATGTTTACAAAGAGGTAAAAGGTGATTTAAGAGATGCTTTTGTTAGAGCAGGTAATGGTTTTGGTAGAACGTTCGATTTTAAATTTTTTCCTGTTCGTATAGACTTTGTCTTGGTAGATGATGGCTTCGATATTAATGCCTTTAAGACCTATGATGTCAAATACTCAGATCACTATCCGGTGATGGCAAAAGTGAAGCTGAAACAGCCTAAACTTTAA
- a CDS encoding rhomboid family intramembrane serine protease — protein sequence MASLSNDISNKLRNLNVLEKIIAINVLIFLIGLILGTLQGLPRGYSLRWLELPKDFFDFLLRPWSILTYGFTHYDFMHILFNMLVLYFVSRSLLNLFSAKQTLNIYFLGIISGGFVYLLVYNVLPSSMHASVGSLVGASAGVNALLIFLCTYLPNNEVRFFTINIKLWYIGVAIVVFDVIGLFGVNQGGKLAHLGGSLLGYLYATQLQKGIDIGSGFAKLTDSISNWFKPKSKLKTVHRNQSKGYAGYNKKEFNELNKQKKIDAILDKISKSGYESLTKDEKAILFQAGKD from the coding sequence ATGGCATCGCTGTCAAACGACATATCAAACAAATTGAGAAACCTCAATGTTCTTGAAAAGATCATCGCCATTAACGTATTGATTTTTTTAATAGGTTTGATTTTAGGAACTTTACAAGGGTTGCCTAGAGGTTATTCTTTACGATGGCTAGAGTTACCCAAGGATTTTTTCGATTTCCTTTTGAGACCTTGGTCTATCTTAACTTACGGATTTACGCATTACGATTTTATGCATATATTATTCAATATGCTGGTGCTTTATTTTGTGTCCCGAAGTTTGTTGAATTTGTTTTCTGCGAAACAGACCTTAAACATCTACTTTTTAGGTATTATATCTGGAGGTTTCGTATATCTATTGGTTTATAATGTACTGCCTTCGAGCATGCATGCTTCTGTAGGATCTTTAGTTGGGGCCTCAGCAGGAGTCAACGCGCTTTTGATTTTTTTGTGTACCTATTTGCCCAATAATGAAGTACGCTTTTTTACCATTAATATCAAGCTTTGGTACATTGGTGTGGCTATTGTGGTCTTTGATGTTATTGGACTCTTTGGCGTAAATCAAGGCGGTAAATTAGCCCATCTGGGAGGTAGTCTTTTGGGATATCTGTATGCCACACAACTCCAAAAAGGGATAGACATTGGCAGCGGTTTTGCGAAACTGACAGACAGCATTTCAAATTGGTTTAAACCAAAGTCAAAGCTCAAAACGGTGCACCGCAACCAATCAAAAGGTTATGCCGGCTACAACAAAAAGGAATTTAATGAGTTGAACAAGCAGAAAAAGATTGATGCCATTTTAGATAAAATCTCAAAAAGCGGTTATGAAAGTTTGACCAAAGACGAAAAAGCGATTCTTTTTCAAGCGGGCAAAGACTAA
- a CDS encoding rhomboid family intramembrane serine protease has translation MRGITDAVKHLIIINAIMFVGTLTIGGGELFYQWFALHFPKNDLFQPWQIVTHMFMHGNFMHILFNMFALWMFGTAVEQVLGSKKFLFIYFSAGLGAVLFQLGFYYFNYLPIYADLVASGLTESQIVQMFTSNETISTVTQNQLGLLKQAYPIYNASMVGASGCIMGILAAFGMMNPNAKLMLIFLPIPIKAKYFIPGIILLDVISAISGQSFFSPSNTAYMAHIGGALTGFFIMWYWKRTQFNKNRWN, from the coding sequence ATGAGAGGAATTACAGATGCCGTTAAACATTTGATCATTATCAATGCCATCATGTTTGTTGGTACGTTGACTATAGGGGGAGGGGAGCTGTTCTATCAATGGTTCGCACTTCATTTTCCCAAAAACGACTTGTTTCAGCCCTGGCAAATAGTAACCCACATGTTTATGCATGGTAATTTTATGCACATTCTATTTAACATGTTTGCCTTATGGATGTTTGGTACTGCCGTAGAGCAAGTATTGGGATCTAAAAAGTTTTTGTTTATTTATTTTTCTGCTGGATTAGGAGCCGTTTTGTTTCAACTGGGATTCTATTACTTTAACTATCTTCCGATTTATGCAGATTTGGTTGCATCAGGATTAACTGAAAGTCAAATTGTTCAAATGTTTACTTCAAACGAAACGATAAGCACCGTTACTCAAAATCAGTTGGGCTTGCTTAAGCAGGCTTATCCTATTTATAATGCGTCAATGGTTGGAGCTTCAGGGTGCATTATGGGAATTCTTGCCGCTTTTGGAATGATGAATCCCAATGCAAAATTGATGCTCATTTTCTTACCAATTCCTATTAAGGCGAAGTATTTTATTCCAGGTATTATTCTGTTGGATGTGATATCGGCTATTTCAGGACAGTCCTTTTTTAGCCCGAGCAATACCGCTTACATGGCTCACATTGGTGGAGCTCTTACAGGCTTTTTTATCATGTGGTACTGGAAACGCACACAGTTCAATAAAAACCGCTGGAACTAA
- the mutL gene encoding DNA mismatch repair endonuclease MutL has protein sequence MADIIQLLPDHVANQIAAGEVVQRPASVVKELLENAIDADAAMIKLVVKDAGKTLIHVIDNGKGMSGTDARLSFERHATSKIRSAEDLFSLNTKGFRGEALASIAAIAHVELKSKQEEDELGTHIEIEGSEIKSQEVTVTPKGTSIAVKHLFYNIPARRNFLKSNTVELRHIIDEFHRVALAHPDITFSMYHNGSESFNLPKSNYRQRVVNIFGNKANEKLVPVEEETEVLKISGFVGKPEFAKRTKTEQFFFVNNRFIKSGYLNHAVNAAYDGLIKDGSHPSYFLKLTVDPKTIDINIHPTKTEIKFDDEHTLYAILRSSVKHSLGQFNIAPVLDFDRDSNLDTPYTYKQRQAITPSVEVDRDFNPFQSGASMKVSPIKTFKREPVGQWDSLYVGLESKGTQTHSNFNEVQFESQSHDGALFNDETSLKTANTTYQLHNKYIISTIKSGMMILDQHRAHQRVLYEGLLKSMTIKEAVSQQLLFPLQLQFSTTEMEQLKELREDLEHTGFVFSEFSNANVEITGVPINVSESEVERILDQLLSDVQDEVPDANFSATDLLAKSMAKSLAIKTGQSMTAMEQEHLVNSLFACKAPSVAPDNRVTFITMSVEDFDKKFM, from the coding sequence ATGGCAGATATTATTCAATTGCTACCCGACCATGTAGCCAACCAAATTGCGGCGGGAGAAGTTGTACAACGTCCGGCCTCTGTAGTCAAAGAACTTTTAGAAAATGCCATTGATGCAGATGCAGCGATGATTAAGCTGGTGGTAAAAGATGCCGGTAAAACATTGATTCATGTTATAGACAATGGTAAAGGCATGAGCGGCACAGACGCCCGACTTAGTTTTGAACGTCATGCCACTTCCAAAATACGCTCTGCGGAGGATTTATTCAGTTTAAACACCAAAGGATTTAGAGGCGAGGCACTTGCCAGTATAGCGGCTATTGCACATGTTGAGTTAAAATCTAAGCAAGAGGAAGATGAGCTTGGGACCCATATAGAAATTGAGGGCAGTGAAATTAAATCGCAAGAGGTGACGGTAACCCCAAAGGGAACTTCAATTGCAGTAAAACACCTATTTTATAATATTCCGGCCCGACGCAATTTTCTAAAATCGAATACGGTCGAGCTAAGACACATTATTGATGAGTTTCACCGTGTAGCCCTAGCGCATCCAGATATTACCTTTTCTATGTACCACAATGGAAGTGAGAGTTTCAACCTTCCTAAGAGTAATTATAGACAACGTGTGGTCAACATCTTTGGAAATAAGGCCAATGAAAAGCTGGTTCCAGTTGAAGAAGAAACGGAAGTACTTAAGATCTCAGGCTTTGTGGGAAAACCAGAATTTGCAAAGCGCACAAAGACCGAGCAGTTTTTTTTCGTGAATAATCGATTTATTAAGAGCGGTTATTTGAATCATGCTGTAAATGCTGCTTATGACGGACTCATAAAAGACGGAAGTCATCCCAGTTATTTTTTAAAATTAACGGTTGATCCCAAAACGATCGATATCAATATACACCCAACAAAAACAGAGATTAAATTTGACGATGAGCATACGTTGTATGCCATTCTAAGATCTTCTGTAAAACATAGCCTCGGACAATTCAATATAGCTCCTGTACTTGATTTTGATAGAGACTCCAACTTAGACACACCATATACTTACAAACAACGCCAAGCTATCACGCCTTCAGTGGAGGTAGATCGGGATTTTAATCCGTTTCAATCTGGAGCATCTATGAAGGTGAGCCCCATAAAAACATTTAAAAGGGAACCCGTAGGTCAATGGGATAGTTTGTATGTGGGTTTAGAATCTAAGGGTACGCAAACACATTCTAATTTTAACGAAGTTCAGTTTGAGAGTCAATCTCATGATGGTGCTTTGTTTAATGATGAAACCTCTTTAAAAACAGCAAATACCACTTACCAACTCCATAATAAATACATTATAAGCACCATAAAGTCAGGGATGATGATTTTAGATCAACATCGTGCACATCAGCGGGTGTTGTATGAAGGTTTATTAAAAAGTATGACCATTAAAGAAGCGGTGAGTCAGCAATTGCTATTTCCTTTGCAGTTGCAGTTTTCTACTACTGAAATGGAACAATTAAAGGAGCTTCGGGAGGATTTAGAACATACTGGATTTGTGTTTTCTGAGTTTTCAAACGCAAACGTTGAGATTACTGGTGTGCCCATTAATGTTTCAGAAAGTGAAGTAGAACGTATTTTAGACCAACTCCTTAGTGACGTTCAGGATGAAGTACCTGATGCAAATTTTAGTGCTACCGATCTTTTAGCAAAATCTATGGCAAAGAGTTTGGCTATTAAAACAGGACAGTCTATGACAGCTATGGAACAAGAACATTTGGTAAACAGTCTGTTTGCTTGTAAAGCGCCATCTGTGGCGCCAGACAATAGAGTAACCTTTATTACGATGAGTGTAGAGGATTTTGATAAAAAATTTATGTAG
- the ribH gene encoding 6,7-dimethyl-8-ribityllumazine synthase — protein sequence MATANHNLSNYDKNTIPNASNFRFGIVVSEWNHEVTDGLFKGAQEALLDCGALEDNILKWDVPGSFELIYGSKKMIERQVDAIIAIGCVIQGETKHFDFVCEGVTQGIKDLNVTSDTPVIFCVLTDNNMQQSLDRSGGKHGNKGTEAAIAAIKMAHLRRTF from the coding sequence ATGGCAACTGCAAATCATAATTTATCCAATTACGATAAGAACACAATCCCAAATGCGAGCAACTTTCGATTTGGGATTGTTGTTTCAGAATGGAATCATGAAGTTACCGATGGCCTTTTTAAAGGAGCTCAAGAAGCGCTCCTAGATTGTGGTGCATTAGAAGACAACATTTTAAAATGGGATGTTCCTGGTAGTTTTGAATTGATCTACGGAAGCAAAAAAATGATTGAGCGCCAAGTAGATGCGATTATAGCTATTGGTTGCGTTATTCAAGGCGAAACCAAACACTTTGATTTTGTTTGTGAAGGTGTGACCCAAGGGATCAAGGATTTAAATGTAACTTCTGACACCCCAGTTATTTTTTGCGTACTTACAGACAATAATATGCAACAATCTTTGGATCGTTCTGGAGGAAAACACGGGAATAAGGGTACTGAGGCAGCAATAGCTGCCATAAAAATGGCCCATTTGCGTAGAACGTTCTAA
- a CDS encoding tol-pal system YbgF family protein: protein MASYKKRGYKPKTEKEKIEVEEENSTTAEVFNSLDEGANKAEDWVGENQKGIFIIIGVVALVVLGYLGYDKLVAGPKAEEAMNEMYTAQKYFDEAVTGESKDSLYTLAINGGEGKYGMVDIAEEYSSTPAGNLANYYAGMAYLNLKDYTKAVQYLSEFETDDAVLGPVAKGGVADAFVQLNQLEDALGYYEQAISASTNDYTTPMYLFKAANVALTLGKKDKALDYFKRIQNEFSDADQAKNIEVFIGRAEASTK, encoded by the coding sequence ATGGCATCATACAAGAAAAGAGGATATAAACCCAAAACTGAAAAGGAAAAGATTGAGGTTGAAGAAGAAAACTCAACAACAGCAGAGGTTTTTAATAGTCTAGACGAAGGCGCAAATAAAGCCGAAGACTGGGTTGGTGAAAATCAAAAAGGGATCTTTATTATTATTGGGGTTGTCGCTTTAGTAGTTTTAGGCTATTTAGGTTATGATAAGTTAGTTGCTGGGCCTAAGGCCGAGGAGGCAATGAACGAAATGTACACCGCTCAAAAGTATTTTGATGAAGCCGTTACAGGAGAATCTAAAGATTCATTGTATACATTGGCCATCAACGGAGGAGAAGGTAAATACGGAATGGTTGATATTGCTGAAGAATATAGCAGTACTCCTGCAGGGAATTTAGCAAACTACTATGCTGGTATGGCGTATTTGAACTTGAAGGATTATACCAAAGCGGTTCAATATTTAAGTGAATTTGAAACTGATGATGCCGTATTGGGACCTGTTGCAAAAGGAGGCGTTGCTGATGCCTTTGTACAGTTAAACCAATTAGAGGATGCTTTAGGCTATTATGAGCAAGCCATCTCGGCGTCTACAAATGATTATACCACACCAATGTATTTGTTTAAAGCGGCAAACGTTGCTTTAACATTAGGTAAAAAAGATAAAGCTCTAGATTATTTCAAGCGTATTCAGAATGAGTTTTCTGATGCTGACCAAGCTAAAAACATTGAGGTTTTTATTGGTAGAGCAGAGGCGAGTACTAAATAA